A window of the Polaribacter sp. HaHaR_3_91 genome harbors these coding sequences:
- a CDS encoding four helix bundle protein, with protein sequence MHRFEDLKIWQKAMDITEKCYIASENFPKEEKYGLTSQLRRSAVSIPSNISEGAGRNTNGEFKQFLGIANGSSYELLTQLYLSKRLNLITEENVRPIINEILEVTRMNFSLQKSLTKS encoded by the coding sequence ATGCACAGATTTGAAGATTTAAAAATATGGCAGAAAGCAATGGATATAACAGAGAAATGTTATATCGCTTCTGAAAATTTTCCTAAAGAAGAAAAATACGGATTAACATCTCAACTTCGAAGAAGTGCAGTTTCTATACCTTCAAATATTTCTGAAGGAGCTGGAAGAAATACAAATGGAGAATTTAAGCAGTTTCTAGGAATTGCAAATGGTTCTTCTTATGAATTATTAACTCAATTATATTTATCAAAAAGATTAAATTTAATTACTGAAGAAAATGTAAGGCCTATTATTAATGAAATACTTGAAGTAACAAGAATGAATTTTTCTCTTCAAAAATCATTAACCAAATCTTAA
- a CDS encoding four helix bundle protein, translated as MCAKQRHNYKNLKIWKLGLEITNDISDLLLNFPKHERYDLSSQISKCSVSMPSNIAEGSSRTNKSFSHFLDISLGSSFELGTQLLVAKHRQYITEINLKKIEEKIEEFPRMTMGFQRNLQ; from the coding sequence ATGTGTGCTAAGCAAAGACATAATTACAAGAATTTAAAAATTTGGAAACTCGGTTTAGAGATTACAAATGATATTTCTGACTTGTTATTAAACTTTCCAAAGCATGAAAGATATGATTTAAGTTCACAAATAAGTAAATGTTCTGTGTCTATGCCAAGTAATATTGCTGAAGGTTCTTCTAGAACGAATAAATCTTTCAGTCATTTCTTAGATATTTCTTTAGGCTCTTCTTTTGAATTAGGAACTCAACTATTAGTAGCAAAACATAGGCAGTATATTACTGAAATTAATTTAAAAAAAATTGAAGAAAAAATAGAAGAATTCCCACGAATGACTATGGGATTTCAAAGGAACCTCCAATAA
- a CDS encoding acyl-CoA dehydrogenase family protein translates to MADLLRGGQFLVKETNCEDIFTPEDFSEEQQMMKEAVTEFNDREIIPHKARFEAKDYALTEEVMRKAGELGFLGVAVPEAYEGLGMGFVSTVLTCDYISSGTGSFSTAFGAHTGIGTMPITLYGTEEQKQKYVPKLATGEWFGAYCLTEPGAGSDANSGKTTAELSADGKSYKINGQKMWISNAGFCRLMIVFARIEGDKNITGFIVEFDKENPNGITLGEEEHKLGIRASSTRQVFFNDTVVPVENMLAGRGEGFKIAMNALNVGRIKLAAACLDSQRRIVTHAVKYANERKQFKTPISDFGAIKVKLAEMATNSYVGESATYRASKDIEDRIALRVEAGNTHQEAELKGVEEYAIECSILKVAVSEDVQNCADEGIQIFGGMGFSEETPMESAWRDARIARIYEGTNEINRMLSVGMLIKKAMKGHVDLLGPATEVANSLMGIPSFDTPDFSELFSEEKLMISKLKKTFLMVAGAALQKYGPEIEEHQQLLLAASDILIEIYMAESAILRTEKNVKRTSEEAQSVQIAMSKLYLYHAVDIIEEKGKESIISFAEGDEQRMMLMGLKRFTKYQNYPDIVDLRNEIAEKVKAENKYCF, encoded by the coding sequence ATGGCAGATTTATTAAGAGGTGGTCAATTCCTTGTTAAGGAAACAAACTGTGAAGATATATTTACTCCAGAAGATTTTTCTGAAGAGCAACAAATGATGAAAGAGGCTGTTACTGAATTTAATGACAGAGAAATTATTCCTCATAAAGCACGTTTTGAAGCAAAAGATTACGCACTTACAGAAGAAGTAATGCGTAAAGCTGGTGAATTAGGTTTTTTAGGAGTAGCAGTTCCTGAAGCTTATGAGGGTTTAGGAATGGGGTTTGTTTCTACGGTTTTAACCTGCGATTATATTTCTTCTGGAACAGGTTCTTTTAGTACTGCTTTTGGTGCACATACGGGAATTGGAACTATGCCAATTACTTTATATGGTACAGAGGAACAAAAACAAAAATATGTTCCAAAATTAGCTACTGGAGAATGGTTTGGAGCTTATTGCTTAACTGAACCAGGTGCTGGATCGGATGCAAACTCTGGTAAAACAACTGCTGAATTGTCAGCTGATGGAAAATCATATAAAATTAATGGACAAAAAATGTGGATTTCAAACGCAGGTTTTTGTCGTTTAATGATCGTTTTTGCTCGTATAGAAGGTGATAAAAACATAACAGGTTTTATTGTTGAATTTGATAAGGAAAACCCTAATGGAATTACATTAGGAGAAGAAGAACATAAATTAGGAATTAGAGCTTCATCAACAAGACAAGTATTTTTTAATGATACTGTAGTTCCTGTAGAAAACATGTTAGCAGGACGTGGGGAAGGTTTTAAAATTGCCATGAATGCTTTAAATGTTGGGCGAATTAAATTAGCTGCTGCTTGTTTAGACTCTCAAAGAAGAATTGTTACACATGCTGTAAAATATGCAAACGAACGTAAACAATTTAAAACTCCTATTTCAGATTTTGGTGCTATTAAAGTAAAATTAGCAGAAATGGCAACGAATTCCTATGTTGGCGAATCTGCAACTTATAGAGCTTCTAAAGATATTGAAGATAGAATTGCCTTAAGAGTAGAAGCTGGAAACACACATCAAGAAGCAGAATTAAAAGGTGTAGAAGAATATGCTATTGAATGTTCTATTTTAAAAGTGGCCGTTTCTGAAGATGTCCAAAATTGTGCGGACGAAGGAATTCAAATTTTTGGTGGAATGGGATTCTCTGAAGAAACTCCGATGGAATCTGCTTGGAGAGATGCAAGAATTGCGCGTATTTACGAAGGAACTAACGAAATTAACAGAATGCTTTCTGTAGGAATGCTTATTAAAAAAGCGATGAAAGGTCATGTTGATTTATTAGGCCCTGCAACAGAAGTTGCAAATAGCTTAATGGGAATTCCTTCTTTTGATACTCCTGATTTTTCTGAATTATTTTCTGAAGAAAAACTGATGATTTCCAAACTAAAGAAAACATTTTTAATGGTTGCCGGTGCAGCACTTCAAAAATATGGTCCAGAAATAGAAGAACATCAGCAATTATTACTTGCAGCTTCAGATATTTTAATTGAAATTTATATGGCAGAATCTGCTATTTTAAGAACAGAAAAAAACGTAAAACGCACTAGTGAAGAAGCACAATCTGTACAGATTGCCATGTCTAAATTATACTTATATCATGCAGTAGATATTATTGAAGAAAAAGGGAAAGAAAGTATTATTTCTTTTGCCGAAGGTGATGAACAGCGTATGATGTTAATGGGATTAAAACGTTTTACGAAGTACCAAAACTACCCAGATATTGTAGATTTACGTAACGAAATCGCAGAAAAAGTAAAAGCAGAAAATAAATACTGCTTCTAA
- a CDS encoding acetyl-CoA C-acyltransferase codes for MTKQAYIVKAYRTAVAKAPKGVFRFKRADELGAETIQHMMKEIPNLDVKRIDDVMVGNAMPEGAQGLNMARFISLIGLNSVDVPGVTVNRFCSSGLETIAMAAAKINAGMASCIIAGGAESMSSVPMTGFKPELNYDTIKSGHADYYWGMGNTAEAVANQFKVSREDQDEFAFNSHMKALKAQAENRFQDQIVPIEVEETYLDANGKKATKKYTVNKDEGPRAGTSTAILNKLRPVFAAGGSVTAGNSSQMSDGAAFVMVMSEEMVKELNLEPIARVVNYAAAGVEPRIMGIGPVAAIPKVLKQAGLQQKDIELIELNEAFASQSLAVMRELDLNQDIVNVNGGAIALGHPLGCTGAKLSVQLFDEMRKRDMKNKYGMVTMCVGTGQGAAGVFEFLS; via the coding sequence ATGACAAAACAAGCATATATAGTAAAAGCATATAGAACTGCCGTTGCAAAGGCTCCAAAAGGTGTTTTTCGCTTTAAACGAGCAGACGAATTAGGTGCAGAAACCATTCAGCACATGATGAAAGAAATTCCAAATTTAGATGTAAAGCGCATCGATGATGTTATGGTTGGTAATGCAATGCCAGAAGGAGCACAAGGATTAAACATGGCACGATTTATTTCTTTAATAGGATTAAACTCTGTGGATGTGCCTGGTGTAACTGTAAACCGTTTCTGTTCTTCAGGATTAGAAACAATTGCCATGGCAGCAGCTAAAATTAATGCAGGAATGGCGAGTTGTATTATTGCCGGAGGTGCAGAAAGCATGAGTTCGGTTCCAATGACAGGTTTTAAACCAGAATTGAATTATGACACCATTAAATCTGGTCATGCAGATTATTATTGGGGAATGGGAAACACGGCTGAAGCAGTTGCAAACCAATTTAAAGTTTCTAGAGAAGATCAGGATGAATTTGCATTTAATTCTCATATGAAAGCTTTAAAAGCGCAAGCAGAAAACCGTTTTCAAGACCAAATTGTACCTATAGAAGTTGAAGAAACTTATTTAGATGCAAACGGAAAGAAAGCTACAAAAAAATATACCGTAAATAAAGATGAAGGTCCAAGAGCAGGAACCTCAACAGCTATTTTAAATAAATTACGTCCGGTTTTTGCTGCTGGTGGAAGTGTAACTGCAGGTAACTCATCACAAATGAGTGATGGTGCTGCTTTTGTTATGGTAATGAGTGAAGAAATGGTGAAAGAATTAAATCTAGAACCAATTGCAAGAGTAGTAAATTATGCTGCTGCGGGTGTAGAACCAAGAATTATGGGAATTGGGCCTGTTGCTGCAATCCCTAAAGTTTTAAAACAAGCTGGTTTACAACAAAAAGATATCGAGCTAATTGAATTGAATGAAGCATTTGCTTCTCAGTCTTTAGCAGTAATGCGTGAATTAGATTTAAACCAAGACATTGTAAATGTTAATGGAGGAGCCATTGCATTAGGACATCCTTTAGGTTGTACAGGAGCAAAATTATCTGTGCAGTTATTTGATGAAATGCGTAAACGCGATATGAAAAACAAATACGGAATGGTTACAATGTGTGTTGGTACAGGACAAGGTGCTGCGGGTGTTTTTGAATTTCTTTCATAA
- a CDS encoding 3-hydroxyacyl-CoA dehydrogenase/enoyl-CoA hydratase family protein, which produces MTRRIKKVAIIGSGIMGSGIACHFANIGVEVLLLDIVPRELNDKEKAKGLTLEDKVVRNRLVNDALTASLKSKPSPIYNQKFANRITTGNLDDDIAKIADVDWIMEVVVERLDIKKIVFEKLEKYRKPGTIISSNTSGIPIKFMNEGRSEDFQKHFAVTHFFNPPRYLKLFEVVPGPDCKQEVTDFLMMYGEKFLGKTSVLAKDTPAFIGNRIGIFGIQSLFHQVKELGLTVEEVDKLTGPVIGRPKSATFRTVDVVGLDTLVHVANGIYENCPDDEAHDLFKLPDFINTMMENKWLGSKTGQGFYKKTVNAEGKKEILTLDLDTLEYRSSKRAKFATLELTKTIDKPIDRFKILVGGKDKAGEFYRKNFSAMFAYVQNRIPEISDELYRIDDAMKAGFGWENGPFEIWDAIGVEKGIELMKAEGAEPATWVTEMLASGVSSFYTVKEGATYFYDIPSKSQTKKPGQDGFIILDNIRKSNEVFKNSGVVIEDIGDGILNIEFQSKMNTIGGDVLAGINKGIDLAEKDFQGLVVGNQAANFSVGANIGMIFMMAVEQEYDELNYAIKYFQDTMMRMRYSSIPTISAPHGMALGGGCEISLHADKVVAAAETYMGLVEFGVGVIPGGGGSKEMALRASDSFQKGDVELNILQENFLTIGMAKVSTSAYEAFDLGLLQKGKDVIVVNKDRQIATAKAHAKLMAESGYTQPVKRTDVKVLGKQALGMFLVGTDSMEHSKYISEHDMKIANKLAYVMAGGDLSEPTLVTEQYLLDLEREAFLSLCTERKTLERIQAMLKTGKPLRN; this is translated from the coding sequence ATGACTAGAAGAATTAAAAAAGTAGCAATCATTGGCTCTGGAATTATGGGAAGCGGAATTGCTTGTCATTTTGCAAACATTGGAGTTGAAGTTCTTTTATTGGACATTGTACCAAGAGAATTAAACGACAAAGAAAAAGCTAAAGGACTAACCCTCGAAGACAAAGTTGTAAGAAATCGTTTAGTAAATGATGCACTCACAGCTTCCCTAAAATCTAAACCATCTCCTATTTATAATCAAAAATTTGCAAACAGAATTACCACAGGTAATCTAGATGATGATATTGCAAAAATTGCTGATGTAGATTGGATTATGGAGGTTGTTGTAGAAAGACTAGACATTAAAAAAATAGTTTTTGAAAAACTAGAAAAATACAGAAAACCAGGTACTATTATTTCTTCTAATACTTCTGGTATTCCTATAAAATTCATGAATGAAGGAAGAAGTGAAGATTTCCAAAAGCATTTTGCGGTTACTCACTTTTTTAATCCTCCAAGATATTTAAAACTTTTTGAAGTTGTTCCTGGTCCAGATTGTAAACAAGAAGTTACTGATTTCTTAATGATGTACGGAGAAAAATTTTTAGGTAAAACTTCTGTTTTAGCAAAAGATACTCCTGCTTTTATTGGGAATAGAATTGGAATTTTCGGTATTCAATCTTTATTCCATCAAGTAAAGGAATTAGGCTTAACTGTTGAAGAAGTTGATAAATTAACAGGACCGGTTATTGGTAGACCAAAATCTGCTACTTTTAGAACTGTGGATGTTGTTGGTTTAGATACTTTGGTACACGTTGCTAACGGAATTTATGAAAACTGTCCTGATGATGAAGCTCATGATCTATTTAAACTTCCAGATTTCATCAACACTATGATGGAAAACAAATGGTTGGGAAGTAAAACGGGACAAGGTTTCTATAAAAAAACAGTAAATGCTGAAGGTAAAAAAGAAATTTTAACCTTAGACTTAGATACTTTAGAATATCGTTCTTCTAAAAGAGCAAAATTTGCAACTTTAGAACTTACGAAAACGATTGATAAGCCAATTGACCGTTTCAAAATATTAGTTGGAGGAAAAGACAAAGCGGGTGAATTTTACAGAAAGAACTTTTCTGCAATGTTTGCGTACGTTCAAAATAGAATTCCAGAAATTTCTGATGAACTCTACAGGATTGATGATGCAATGAAAGCTGGTTTTGGTTGGGAAAATGGTCCTTTCGAAATTTGGGATGCAATTGGTGTAGAAAAAGGAATTGAGCTAATGAAAGCTGAAGGAGCAGAACCTGCAACTTGGGTAACAGAAATGTTAGCAAGTGGAGTTTCATCATTCTATACAGTAAAAGAAGGCGCAACTTATTTTTATGATATTCCTTCTAAATCTCAAACTAAAAAACCGGGTCAAGATGGTTTTATTATTTTAGATAACATTAGAAAATCAAACGAAGTTTTTAAAAACTCTGGTGTTGTTATAGAAGATATTGGAGACGGAATTTTAAATATAGAATTCCAATCTAAAATGAATACCATTGGTGGTGATGTTTTAGCCGGAATTAATAAAGGAATAGATTTAGCAGAAAAAGATTTTCAAGGTTTGGTGGTTGGTAACCAAGCAGCAAACTTTTCTGTTGGGGCAAACATTGGTATGATTTTTATGATGGCTGTGGAGCAAGAATATGATGAATTAAATTATGCCATTAAATATTTTCAAGATACCATGATGCGTATGCGTTATTCATCTATACCAACTATTTCTGCTCCGCACGGAATGGCTTTAGGTGGTGGTTGTGAAATCTCTTTACATGCAGATAAAGTTGTGGCAGCAGCAGAAACCTATATGGGATTAGTCGAATTTGGAGTTGGTGTAATTCCTGGTGGTGGTGGCTCTAAAGAAATGGCTTTAAGAGCATCTGATTCTTTTCAAAAAGGAGATGTTGAGCTAAACATTTTACAAGAAAATTTCTTAACCATCGGTATGGCAAAAGTATCTACTTCTGCGTATGAAGCATTCGATTTAGGCTTACTTCAAAAAGGAAAAGATGTAATCGTTGTTAATAAAGACAGACAAATAGCAACTGCAAAAGCACACGCTAAATTAATGGCAGAAAGTGGTTATACTCAACCTGTTAAACGAACAGATGTAAAAGTTTTAGGAAAACAAGCTTTAGGTATGTTTTTAGTAGGAACAGATTCTATGGAACATTCTAAGTATATTTCTGAACATGACATGAAAATTGCCAATAAACTTGCCTATGTTATGGCAGGAGGAGATTTATCTGAACCTACTTTAGTTACAGAACAGTATCTATTAGATTTAGAGAGAGAAGCGTTTTTATCACTTTGTACGGAAAGAAAAACGTTAGAGAGAATTCAAGCGATGTTAAAAACGGGGAAACCTCTTAGGAATTAA